A region from the Candidatus Limnocylindrales bacterium genome encodes:
- the coaD gene encoding pantetheine-phosphate adenylyltransferase, producing MMNSRFAVYPGSFDPMTNGHLDIVRRGLTVFDEVRVAVAYNQEKPSGLFTPTERVEIIDETCTEFAGRVSVDAFHGLLIDYCRRIGAGTIIRGLRAVADFEYEFQMTMMNRHLAPDIETVFLMADEAHFYTSSRLVKEVATLGGNVHGLVPDAVEARLLAKLGRE from the coding sequence ATGATGAACTCCAGGTTTGCCGTCTACCCGGGCTCCTTCGATCCGATGACCAACGGCCATCTCGACATCGTGCGGCGTGGGCTGACGGTGTTCGATGAGGTTCGCGTGGCCGTCGCCTACAACCAGGAAAAGCCCTCGGGCCTGTTCACGCCGACCGAGCGCGTCGAGATCATCGACGAGACGTGCACCGAGTTCGCCGGCCGCGTCTCGGTGGACGCCTTCCACGGCCTGCTCATCGATTACTGCCGCCGCATCGGCGCCGGCACCATCATCCGCGGCCTGCGTGCCGTGGCGGATTTCGAATACGAGTTCCAGATGACGATGATGAACCGCCATCTGGCGCCCGACATCGAGACCGTTTTCCTCATGGCCGACGAGGCGCACTTCTACACCAGCTCGCGGCTGGTCAAGGAAGTCGCCACCCTCGGCGGCAACGTTCACGGACTGGTACCCGACGCGGTCGAGGCGCGCCTGCTCGCCAAGCTCGGAAGAGAATAG
- the rsmD gene encoding 16S rRNA (guanine(966)-N(2))-methyltransferase RsmD has product MRVIGGTLGGRRLVAAQGRDTRPTTDRVREALFSRLESRYGLSGARVLDVFAGTGALAIEALSRGAASAVCIENDRNALAALRRNLDALGLRDRVKVVAADFRDALAAEARGGASFEGVLLDPPYAQGMAAAGLALLDSLGLVAPTGWVVAEVGRRENAPERVGSLTRQREDVYGDTKLALYERPGQDGADSTGDTKLS; this is encoded by the coding sequence ATGAGAGTCATCGGCGGCACGCTCGGCGGACGGCGCCTCGTGGCCGCGCAAGGTCGCGACACGCGACCGACCACCGATCGCGTGCGCGAAGCGCTCTTCAGCCGCCTGGAAAGCCGCTACGGTCTGTCGGGCGCCAGGGTGCTGGACGTCTTCGCCGGCACGGGCGCTCTTGCCATCGAGGCGCTCAGTCGCGGCGCCGCCAGCGCCGTGTGCATCGAGAACGATCGCAACGCGCTCGCCGCCCTGCGACGCAATCTCGACGCGCTCGGCCTTCGCGACCGCGTCAAGGTCGTCGCCGCGGATTTCCGCGACGCGCTGGCGGCCGAGGCTCGCGGCGGCGCCAGTTTCGAGGGCGTGCTCCTGGATCCGCCGTATGCTCAGGGGATGGCGGCGGCGGGGTTGGCGCTGCTCGACTCGCTGGGGCTGGTTGCGCCCACGGGCTGGGTGGTGGCGGAGGTGGGAAGGCGAGAGAATGCGCCCGAGCGCGTCGGCTCGCTGACCAGGCAGCGCGAGGACGTCTACGGAGACACCAAGCTGGCGCTGTACGAGCGGCCGGGCCAGGACGGAGCAGATTCGACAGGGGACACGAAGCTCTCATGA
- the cofC gene encoding 2-phospho-L-lactate guanylyltransferase, giving the protein MNAALVPVRSIAGGKQRLASCLDAARREALALAMLEDMLAALAAAESLDRIVVVSGDGVLLDHARRCGAEALEEGAARGLNGAVAMAARHLEAQGVRRLLTIPGDVPLIDPLEIDGMFATDPARYPVVAAPSSTATGTNALLTSPPTVIGFCFEGESLAAYRRACRQAQVEMLILCLDGFAIDVDTPADLLSLPAQGGRTCALVEEWRRLDAITAA; this is encoded by the coding sequence GTGAACGCCGCGCTGGTTCCCGTACGCTCGATCGCCGGCGGCAAGCAGCGCCTGGCCTCCTGTCTGGATGCCGCACGCCGCGAGGCGCTCGCGCTGGCCATGCTCGAGGACATGCTGGCCGCGCTGGCCGCTGCGGAGAGCCTCGATCGAATCGTGGTCGTCAGCGGCGACGGCGTTCTTCTCGACCACGCGCGCCGCTGCGGCGCCGAGGCGCTCGAAGAGGGAGCGGCGCGCGGCCTCAACGGCGCCGTGGCAATGGCCGCGCGGCATCTCGAAGCGCAAGGAGTGCGCCGCCTCCTGACGATTCCCGGCGACGTTCCGCTGATCGATCCTCTCGAGATCGACGGCATGTTCGCCACCGACCCCGCCCGCTATCCCGTCGTTGCTGCCCCCTCCTCCACCGCCACCGGCACTAATGCGCTTCTGACCAGCCCGCCAACCGTCATCGGCTTCTGCTTCGAGGGCGAGAGCCTGGCCGCGTATCGGCGAGCGTGCCGGCAGGCGCAGGTGGAAATGCTCATTCTCTGCCTCGACGGTTTCGCCATCGACGTCGACACGCCCGCCGACCTGCTGTCGCTGCCGGCGCAGGGCGGCCGCACCTGCGCGCTCGTGGAAGAATGGCGACGGCTCGACGCGATCACGGCTGCGTGA